One window of Gloeothece citriformis PCC 7424 genomic DNA carries:
- a CDS encoding monovalent cation/H(+) antiporter subunit G, whose amino-acid sequence MAISLIDFFSYACLSLGIFFWLWGTFPLLGNRSVLFKLHGLSVADTLGSMSMIVGLLLKIPSEWPLLLLAIICLAIWNTMLGYVLAYCSSRGGDDE is encoded by the coding sequence ATGGCTATTTCTCTAATTGATTTTTTTAGTTATGCCTGTCTAAGTTTAGGAATTTTCTTCTGGTTGTGGGGAACATTTCCCCTACTGGGTAATCGCTCAGTTTTGTTTAAACTTCATGGGCTTTCGGTGGCGGATACTCTGGGGTCTATGAGTATGATAGTAGGATTACTTTTGAAAATTCCTAGTGAATGGCCGTTATTACTTTTAGCTATTATTTGCTTGGCTATTTGGAATACAATGTTAGGCTATGTTTTGGCTTACTGTTCTAGTCGAGGAGGGGACGATGAATGA
- a CDS encoding Na+/H+ antiporter subunit E produces MILHLILRLTIWFLLTSDLSLANIIIGVAIAFLLPRGHTSPERLKDWVRIVGEIIVAVPQAFFEAFEIIFRPHNREEIKLERVKPQRSPYLIFLDIFLITFTPKTIVLKYQQKGWYEVHRIERGK; encoded by the coding sequence ATGATTTTACATCTGATCTTACGCTTAACGATTTGGTTTTTACTCACGTCGGATCTGAGTTTGGCTAATATTATTATTGGAGTAGCGATCGCTTTTCTGCTGCCTCGCGGTCATACATCCCCAGAAAGATTAAAAGATTGGGTGAGAATCGTGGGAGAAATTATAGTAGCTGTTCCTCAAGCTTTTTTTGAGGCATTTGAAATTATTTTCCGTCCCCATAACCGAGAAGAAATAAAATTAGAAAGGGTTAAACCTCAACGCTCACCTTATCTAATTTTTTTAGATATCTTTTTAATTACTTTTACTCCCAAAACCATCGTTTTAAAATATCAGCAAAAAGGCTGGTATGAAGTCCACCGAATTGAACGAGGTAAATAA